A genomic window from Peromyscus maniculatus bairdii isolate BWxNUB_F1_BW_parent chromosome 1, HU_Pman_BW_mat_3.1, whole genome shotgun sequence includes:
- the LOC102912670 gene encoding olfactory receptor 52P1, giving the protein MESPNHTDPDPSLFFLLGIPGLEKFHMWLSLPVCCLGTATIVGNITILVVVATEPALHKPVYLFLCMLSTIDLAASFSTVPKLLAILWCGAGHISASACLAQMFFIHAFCMMESTVLLAMAFDRYVAICHPLRYSTILTDTIIARIGVVAMMRGSLLMLPCPFLIGRLSFCQSHVIPHTYCEHMAVVKLACGDTRPNRVYGLTAALLVIGVDLFCIGLSYALIAQAVLRLSSQEARSKALGTCGSHVCVILISYTPALFSFFTHRFGRHVPLHIHILLANVYLLFPPALNPMVYGVKTREIRERVAKVFQWGQGTGLKASK; this is encoded by the coding sequence ATGGAGTCTCCTAATCATACAGACCCGgatccttctctcttctttctcctgggcATCCCAGGTCTAGAGAAATTCCATATGTGGCTCTCACTTCCAGTGTGCTGTCTGGGCACAGCCACAATTGTGGGCAATATAACCATCTTGGTTGTTGTCGCCACAGAGCCAGCCTTGCACAAACCTGTGTACCTTTTCCTGTGCATGCTCTCGACCATTGATTTGGCTGCCTCCTTCTCCACAGTACCGAAGCTACTGGCTATTCTCTGGTGTGGAGCTGGACATATCTCTGCCTCCGCCTGCCTGGCACAGATGTTTTTCATTCACGCCTTTTGCATGATGGAGTCCACGGTGCTGTTGGCCATGGCCTTtgatcgctatgtggccatctgccaccCACTCCGCTATTCTACCATCCTCACTGATACCATCATTGCTCGCATTGGGGTGGTAGCTATGATGAGAGGCTCCCTGCTCATGCTTCCATGTCCCTTCCTCATTGGTCGTCTGAGCTTCTGCCAAAGCCATGTGATCCCACACACATACTGTGAGCATATGGCCGTGGTGAAGCTGGCCTGTGGAGACACCAGGCCCAACCGTGTGTATGGATTGACAGCCGCACTGTTGGTCATTGGGGTTGATTTATTCTGCATTGGTCTCTCCTATGCCCTCATCGCACAAGCTGTGCTTCGCCTCTCATCCCAAGAAGCCCGATCCAAGGCCCTAGGTACCTGTGGCTCCCATGTCTGTGTCATCCTTATCTCTTACACACCAGCCCTCTTCTCCTTTTTTACACACCGCTTTGGCCGCCATGTCCCACTCCACATTCATATTCTTTTAGCAAATGTCTATCTGCTTTTCCCACCAGCTCTTAACCCCATGGTATACGGAGTGAAGACCAGGGAGATTCGTGAAAGGGTTGCCAAGGTGTTTCAGTGGGGACAAGGAACTGGACTCAAAGCATCTAAGTAA
- the LOC102912978 gene encoding LOW QUALITY PROTEIN: olfactory receptor 56B1-like (The sequence of the model RefSeq protein was modified relative to this genomic sequence to represent the inferred CDS: deleted 1 base in 1 codon) encodes MSASLKDFNSTKFQVSEFILMGFPGIHSWQHWLSLPLALLYLSAIGTNVLILITIYWDPSLKQPMYLFLGILSVVDMGLATTIMPKILAIFWFDAKVISLPECFAQIYAIHCFVGMESGIFLCMAFDRYVAICYPLRYSSIITNSLILKATLFMVLRNGLFVIPVPVLAAQRNYCSRNEIDHCLCSNLGVTSLACDDRRPNSICQLILAWLGMGSDLGLIILSYTLILRSVLRLNSAEAVSKALSTCSSHLILIFFFYTVVVVVSVTHLAETKITLIPVLLNVMHNIIPPSLNPIVYALRTRESLRQGFQKVLCWGLQKK; translated from the exons ATGTCTGCATCTCTCAAAGACTTCAATAGTACCAAGTTCCAGGTATCTGAGTTCATTCTGATGGGATTCCCAGGCATCCACAGCTGGCAGCACTGGCTCTCCCTTCCATTGGCTCTGCTCTATCTCTCAGCAATAGGAACAAACGTCCTCATTCTCATCACCATCTATTGGGACCCTTCCTTGAAGCAGCCCATGTACCTTTTCCTGGGCATCCTCTCTGTGGTGGACATGGGCCTCGCCACCACCATCATGCCGAAGATCCTGGCCATTTTCTGGTTCGATGCCAAGGTCATTAGCCTTCCGGAGTGTTTTGCTCAGATTTATGCCATTCACTGCTTTGTAGGCATGGAGTCGGGCATCTTCCTCTGCATGGCTTTTGATAGATATGTAGCTATTTGTTATCCTCTCCGTTACTCATCAATCATCACCAATTCCTTAATCTTAAAAGCCACCCTGTTTATGGTGCTGAGAAACGGCTTGTTCGTCATTCCAGTGCCTGTGCTCGCGGCCCAGCGGAACTATTGTTCCAGAAATGAAATCGATCATTGCCTGTGCTCTAACCTTGGCGTCACAAGCCTAGCTTGTGATGACAGGAGGCCAAATAGCATTTGCCAGTTAATCCTGGCGTGGCTTGGAATGGGGAGTGACCTGGGTCTCATAATATTGTCATATACTTTGATTCTGCGCTCGGTACTCAGACTCAATTCAGCTGAAGCTGTTTCTAAGGCTCTGAGCACTTGTAGCTCCCACCTcatcctcatttttttcttctacactGTTGTTGTAGTGGTTTCAGTAACTCACCTGGCAGAGACCAAGATCACCTTGATCCCAGTTTTGCTCAATGTGATGCACAATATTATCCCTCCTTCCCTCAACCCTATTGTGTATGCTCTTAGGACCAGAGAA TCACTCAGGCAAGGCTTCCAAAAGGTGCTTTGTTGGggtttacaaaagaaataa